The genomic interval TTGCGGCGCTGTTGACGACCACCACGTCCCGCTTCGGACCAACCGCGCCATTTAGGATATCTCGAATGATCGACGCGTTTTCCCGGGCGTCCCCTCCCATCAGGTCTTCTCTCTTCGCCCGTTTTACACCCAGGTCCTCGGTCGTTATCTTCCTCGTCGATACGACTCCGTCCTCCAGAACGGCGATCTCCGTGGGGCCGAATATGGAGATTTCGTCGAGGCCGCTTCCGTGCACCACCATCGCCCGGACGCTCCCCAGGGAGTTGAGCACTTCTGCCATCACCGTGCACAGCTTCGGATCATACACCCCCAGAAGCTGCGCCCTCGCCCCCGCCGGATTTGTCAGGGGACCGAGGATGTTGAATATGGTCCTGATCCCCAGCTCCCTTCTGGGACCGATGGCATGTTTCATGGCGCCGTGAAGAGACGGAGCGAACAGAAAACCGATCCCCACCGTCTCGATACACCGGGCCACCCGCTCGGGTACGATATCGACGGCCACGCCGAGGGCCTCCAGTACATCGGCGCTTCCGCACCTGCTCGATATGGATCGATTGCCGTGCTTGGCGACGATCGCCCCCGCCCCCGCCGCCACCAGTGCGGTTGCGGTCGAGATATTAAACGTCCCGGACGAATCGCCGCCGGTTCCGCAGGTGTCCAGTAACAGGTCCCCGTTGCCAAGCTGCAATTCGATGGGCGTCGCCTTTTTCCGCATTACTGAAGCGGCCCCCGCTATCTCGTCTACGGTTTCCCCCTTCATTCTCAGCCCGGTGATGAAACCACCGATCTGAGACGGCGTCGCCTCACCGCTCATGATGACGTCCATTGCCCCTTCCATTTCCTGACGGGTCAGGTGACGTCCCTCGACCACCTTTGCCAATGCCGTCTGTAACATGATTCCCTCCAATTTCTATAAAATTCTCCAGCATTTTTTTACCGCAGTCGGTCAGTATCGATTCGGGATGAAACTGTATGCCGTAAATCGCGTGCTCGCGATGCCGCACACCCATGATCTCACCCCGATCCGTCCAGGCGATTTTCACAAGCTCTTCAGGAAAGGTATCCGGATCGATGACCAGCGAATGATACCGGATCGCCCGAAACGGATTTGAAATCTCCATGAACAGGTCGTCGCTGTCATGAAATACCATCGATTCTTTCCCGTGCATAACCCGGGGAGCGTGGACGATGTCTCCTCCGAACGCCTCGCCGACTGCCTGGTGGCCCAGGCAGACACCCAGGACCGGGACGACGCCAGCGGACCTTTTTATCAGCTCGACTGATATCCCGGCGGATGACGGGGAGCCGGGTCCCGGTGAAATGACGATATAGTCGGGATTCTTATCCAGGCACTCCTCGATGGTGATCCGATCGTTTCTGTGAACGACCAGCTCGTGCCCCATCTCTCCCAGGTACTGCACCAGGTTGTAGGTAAACGAATCGTAGTTGTCTATCACGAGTATCATTGCGCACCTCCTATACCGGCCGCATATTTTTTCTGACCATTTCCACCGCCCGGAGCATGCCGCCCGCCTTGTGACGTGTCTCGTAGTATTCCTTTTCCGGAACCGAATCGGAGACGATGCCCGCGCCCGCCTGTATGAATACCCTATTCTTTGTAATCAGCATCGTCCTGATGGTGATGCACATGTCCATGTTCCCCGAAAAGCTGAAATATCCCACGCATCCGCCGTATGTCCCCCTGCGGCACGGCTCCAGATCGTCGATGATCTCCATCGCCCTGATCTTCGGTGCCCCGGTGAGGGTCCCGGCGGGAAACGCCGCCCTGATGACGTCGAAAGACGTCTTTCCTGGAAGGAGCCTTCCCTCGATGTCCGATACGATGTGGATCACATGGGAGTATTTCTCGATACGCATGAGGTTCGTGACGTCAATACTGCCGTATTCCGAGACCCGGCCGAGATCGTTCCGTCCCAGGTCAACCAGCATGATGTGCTCCGCCCGCTCCTTCTCGTCAGAAAGCAAATCCCTGGAAAGCTCGTCGTCCTCTTCATCGCTGTTTCCCCTGGGCCGAGTGCCGGCGATGGGCCTGAGCTCCACCGTATCGTCCTCCTTCCTTACCAGCACTTCCGGGGACGAACCCGCCAGGATGACGTCGTCGAATTTGAGGTAGAACATGTACGGAGAGGGATTGATTGATCTCAGGGCGCGATACAGATTGAAGGGATCGCTTTTCAGCTCCATCTCAAACCGCTGGGAGAGAACGACCTGGATGACATCGCCGTCGATGATATGTTTTTTCGCCCGATCTACAGCATTCATGTAATCGGCCCTGCTCATATTCGATTCGACGAACAGGTGCTCCCCCTCCTCCGTCTCGAGGTGATCGATCGACAAAGGTTCTCGCAGTTTGTGAATCGTCCTCGTGATGCGATTGGCGGCGTCCATATATGCCGCTTCCATATCGACGCCGTCATCTAAAAAAACGTTCGCCACCACCTTCAGGGTATGCTTGACGTTATCGAAGATCACAATGGTATCGGTGATGATGAAGTAGGCGTCGTATACATTCAGGTCGTCCTGAGCGTTGTCCGGGATGTCCTCGATGAACCTGACCGTATCGTAGCCGAAATACCCGACGGCACCTCCCCAGAATCGGGGAAGCCCGTTGACCGCGACCGGTTTGTACCGATCCATGAGATTCTTGAGCTGCCCGAAGGGATCAGTGTGCTTTTCCGCATAGAGGAGCTCGCCGTCTTTCACCACATCCACCCTCGTCCCCCTCACGCGGAAAATGATCGACGGATCAGCGCCCAAAAAACTGTATCGCCCCCACTTTTCGCCCCCCTCGACGCTCTCCAGCAGAAAGGCGTGGGACGAACCGTTCAATTTTTTCAAGGCCGAAACCGGTGTCTCGAGATCGGCCAGTATCTCCTGGTAGATCGGTATGAGATTTCCCTCTGTGGTGAGCTTTTTGAACTCTTCGAAGTTGGGTGTTATCATCTACTTCTCCCCCAATAAAAAAGGCCGTGGATAGTCTCCACGGCATGTACGACTCGGTCGAAAAAAAAGCCGTGGACACTGAGCTTCGTCCACGGCCTTTTCGGCTGAATATGTTTTAATGGATCACCGGACGGACGAATCTCCTATGTAGATACGCCACGCCCAATTGAAATAATTGCTTTTTCGGTTATACATCATCATCATTACCGTTCACTCACGTTGGTGCAGGTTATTATACGTTTTCACACATTCGTGTCAAGTTTTTTTTCATCCTGTATGAAAAAAACATACGATACGGCTCTGAATAAAAACGATCGACATATTTACGTCATACCGTCCTCATGCTACCTTTTTCTCTTCATCAGACGCACCGGTATCAGTATCACCAGCACCAGCAGTATCAGGACGATCAGTGCGACACCGATCCCGATCCACGTCAGGTAATTGCCACCGGCGACGAGCTTTACCGGATTCAGGCTCGGCTCCGGCACAATCCTCCCCTCGGTCTCCCGATAACGGTCAGGGATTTCTACAAGTCCGTCATCGTCCGTGTCGGGAAAGCTCATGACATATTCTATCGGCGCGTACCAGTCTTTCAATTCCTGCACGCCGGATGTGTCCGGATCGGCATCCACCACGTATTCGCCGAGATCGTCGATGGGGGTGCCGTACCGATCCTTGGGAATCATCGTTAATATCCCAGAGGTATAATTCTTCACCACCTTGATGAATGAGGCGTTGTAGTAGTTCGTCGCCACCTTGTAGAGCTCCGTGTTGTCGTCGGAGTAATCCAGCGGTACAAACTCACCGTTATCATCCTCGATATATATCTCCGTCACGCGATCGAAGATCATCCGCTTCGGGTTGTACTTCACCTTCACACCCGATACCTGCAGGAAGTAATCGCTCCCCTTTATGGGATAGATGGAGGTAAAGACCTCCATCACCTTCTTTATCTCCGATGCGTTCAAGTAGAACGATACGATCGGATACCCCATCGTATCGTCAACGCCGATTCCCAACGGTACAACCCGAAAGAGATCCGCAATCTCGATCACGCCGGTTT from Candidatus Zymogenaceae bacterium carries:
- the trpD gene encoding anthranilate phosphoribosyltransferase codes for the protein MLQTALAKVVEGRHLTRQEMEGAMDVIMSGEATPSQIGGFITGLRMKGETVDEIAGAASVMRKKATPIELQLGNGDLLLDTCGTGGDSSGTFNISTATALVAAGAGAIVAKHGNRSISSRCGSADVLEALGVAVDIVPERVARCIETVGIGFLFAPSLHGAMKHAIGPRRELGIRTIFNILGPLTNPAGARAQLLGVYDPKLCTVMAEVLNSLGSVRAMVVHGSGLDEISIFGPTEIAVLEDGVVSTRKITTEDLGVKRAKREDLMGGDARENASIIRDILNGAVGPKRDVVVVNSAASLMVAGIASDFQDGIKKASDSIDSGRAYKKLESLISYTGGTN
- a CDS encoding aminodeoxychorismate/anthranilate synthase component II, whose protein sequence is MILVIDNYDSFTYNLVQYLGEMGHELVVHRNDRITIEECLDKNPDYIVISPGPGSPSSAGISVELIKRSAGVVPVLGVCLGHQAVGEAFGGDIVHAPRVMHGKESMVFHDSDDLFMEISNPFRAIRYHSLVIDPDTFPEELVKIAWTDRGEIMGVRHREHAIYGIQFHPESILTDCGKKMLENFIEIGGNHVTDGIGKGGRGTSPDPSGNGRGNGRHHER
- the trpE gene encoding anthranilate synthase component I, yielding MITPNFEEFKKLTTEGNLIPIYQEILADLETPVSALKKLNGSSHAFLLESVEGGEKWGRYSFLGADPSIIFRVRGTRVDVVKDGELLYAEKHTDPFGQLKNLMDRYKPVAVNGLPRFWGGAVGYFGYDTVRFIEDIPDNAQDDLNVYDAYFIITDTIVIFDNVKHTLKVVANVFLDDGVDMEAAYMDAANRITRTIHKLREPLSIDHLETEEGEHLFVESNMSRADYMNAVDRAKKHIIDGDVIQVVLSQRFEMELKSDPFNLYRALRSINPSPYMFYLKFDDVILAGSSPEVLVRKEDDTVELRPIAGTRPRGNSDEEDDELSRDLLSDEKERAEHIMLVDLGRNDLGRVSEYGSIDVTNLMRIEKYSHVIHIVSDIEGRLLPGKTSFDVIRAAFPAGTLTGAPKIRAMEIIDDLEPCRRGTYGGCVGYFSFSGNMDMCITIRTMLITKNRVFIQAGAGIVSDSVPEKEYYETRHKAGGMLRAVEMVRKNMRPV